One region of Zingiber officinale cultivar Zhangliang chromosome 7B, Zo_v1.1, whole genome shotgun sequence genomic DNA includes:
- the LOC122006099 gene encoding heavy metal-associated isoprenylated plant protein 16-like, which produces MAKQKVVLKVAMKDAKRCSKALKTAVGLPGVLSVALDKDCLIVVGDGVDSVALTTILRRKMGTADLVSIGSAEEKKEQKPAVAKKEEKPATVAEFNTMTWQPMPASYYIMYPAAPHPYYHYQHPYETCPVNDCLTM; this is translated from the coding sequence ATGGCTAAGCAGAAGGTGGTGTTGAAGGTGGCCATGAAAGACGCCAAGAGGTGCTCCAAAGCTCTCAAGACCGCCGTCGGCTTGCCCGGCGTGCTCTCTGTGGCTCTGGACAAAGACTGCCTCATCGTGGTTGGCGATGGTGTTGACTCGGTTGCGCTGACCACCATCCTCAGGAGGAAGATGGGTACTGCCGACCTCGTCAGCATCGGATCAGCCGAAGAAAAGAAAGAGCAGAAACCCGCGGTAGCAAAGAAAGAGGAGAAACCAGCGACTGTGGCCGAGTTCAATACGATGACTTGGCAGCCGATGCCGGCGAGCTACTACATCATGTATCCTGCAGCCCCACACCCGTATTATCACTACCAGCACCCTTACGAAACCTGCCCAGTTAACGATTGTCTCACGATGTAA
- the LOC122006097 gene encoding interactor of constitutive active ROPs 4-like, with translation MGSRGSEGPDRPSPRVPLYLRSTACSEANSVRHRPAAAAAAASDRSVKVSSLGGSQERKRGTRVVELETKLSKSQAELKKLKERLAEAEAAKVEAEQALAKAKKRTPLAAAVAVDAKAEEETPAQAPDYRLEDVRQNVNEEETVTSPATMDVFEVVAPAEPVPPEHEVDGEQGKEENVAEKQQEEETKAMIEKLERHEDNETAAAAAVAEEEEEEKEVVILEAKLLEKEREVAVLLEENKIFKIKAEEEAKQLAESAQAKQEHLAAQLNSIEKKLKDSKTKEQQLSSQLEAAEGSKATLEMDLKRMKVQMEQWRKAAEAAAEVLATAGNDASEEMSDRILAERCSSMDKYLEADYRSWESPSIDEDTDEDGSGGGWGRRKGAGVRMFGNLWKKNQHK, from the exons ATGGGAAGCAGAGGGTCGGAGGGACCTGACCGGCCGTCGCCGCGCGTGCCGCTGTACCTGCGGAGCACGGCCTGCTCTGAGGCTAACAGCGTGCGTCACCGCCCGGCtgcggccgccgccgccgcctccgacCGCAGTGTCAAGGTGTCGTCCCTTGGCGGCTCGCAGGAG AGGAAGCGGGGCACAAGGGTGGTGGAGCTCGAGACGAAGCTGAGCAAGTCCCAGGCGGAGCTGAAGAAGCTAAAAGAGCGTCTGGCCGAGGCGGAGGCCGCCAAGGTCGAGGCGGAGCAAGCTCTCGCAAAGGCGAAGAAGCGGACCCCACTCGCTGCCGCCGTGGCCGTGGACGCGAAGGCGGAGGAGGAAACGCCTGCTCAGGCTCCGGATTATCGACTGGAAGATGTTCGACAAAATGTCAACGAGGAGGAGACCGTCACTTCCCCGGCGACTATGGACGTATTCGAAGTAGTAGCGCCAGCCGAGCCCGTTCCGCCGGAGCATGAAGTCGACGGCGAGCAGGGGAAAGAGGAAAATGTGGCGGAGAAGCAGCAAGAGGAGGAGACAAAGGCAATGATTGAGAAATTAGAGAGACATGAAGACAATGagactgctgctgctgctgctgttgcagaggaagaggaagaagagaaggaagtagTCATTCTAGAAGCCAAGCTTttggagaaggagagggaagtgGCAGTTCTACTCGAAGAAAACAAGATCTTCAAGATCAAAGCAGAGGAAGAAGCCAAGCAGCTTGCAGAATCTGCTCAGGCCAAGCAAGAACACCTCGCGGCACAGCTGAATTCGATAGAGAAGAAACTCAAAGACAGCAAAACTAAAGAGCAGCAATTGAGCTCGCAGCTGGAGGCGGCAGAAGGCAGCAAGGCGACATTGGAGATGGACTTGAAGCGGATGAAGGTGCAAATGGAGCAATGGCGGAAGGCCGCAGAGGCGGCCGCGGAGGTACTTGCCACCGCCGGAAACGATGCAAGTGAGGAGATGAGTGACAGAATCTTAGCCGAGCGTTGCAGCTCAATGGACAAATACCTTGAGGCCGATTACAGAAGCTGGGAATCGCCGTCGATCGACGAAGATACAGATGAGGATGGCAGCGGCGGCGGATGGGGAAGGAGGAAGGGTGCCGGTGTGCGGATGTTCGGAAACCTTTGGAAGAAGAACCAGCATAAATGA
- the LOC122004466 gene encoding uncharacterized protein LOC122004466 gives MKGGIKCFLSCLLPCGSLDVVRVVHPSGRVDEIAAAVTAADVMLAHPNHAVRHHPPCELLPPHARLQRGRIYFLVPVVAAPHKAAPPRPRAKAPMKKKGAGDWDRENADAERGALEKGLPAQLSRDRWRRGGRRVGAWRPHLESIVEISTSELKN, from the coding sequence ATGAAGGGAGGGATCAAGTGTTTCCTGTCGTGTCTCCTCCCCTGCGGTAGCCTCGACGTCGTCCGCGTCGTCCACCCCAGCGGCCGCGTCGATGAGATCGCGGCCGCGGTCACCGCCGCCGACGTCATGCTCGCGCACCCCAACCACGCCGTCCGCCACCACCCGCCCTGCGAGCTCCTCCCGCCGCACGCGCGCCTGCAGCGAGGCCGGATCTACTTCCTCGTCCCCGTCGTCGCCGCCCCCCACAAGGCCGCGCCGCCGCGGCCTCGCGCCAAGGCGCCGATGAAGAAGAAAGGGGCGGGCGATTGGGACCGGGAGAATGCAGACGCTGAGAGGGGCGCGCTGGAGAAGGGGTTGCCGGCGCAGTTGAGCAGGGATCGCTGGAGGCGGGGGGGCCGGAGGGTCGGCGCGTGGCGGCCGCATTTGGAAAGCATCGTCGAGATCTCCACGAGCGAATTAAAAAATTAG